A window from Bos indicus x Bos taurus breed Angus x Brahman F1 hybrid chromosome 26, Bos_hybrid_MaternalHap_v2.0, whole genome shotgun sequence encodes these proteins:
- the SPRN gene encoding shadow of prion protein isoform X1, whose protein sequence is MRWSGGCEVLKTVGLTGIGGPVRVGVRKGWRTGRRVGGCWAEGGCACEGPPLSPPSRPGDEPPRLPAPRQGRRPHAHPRSARRRRPGLRHSPPSARAAVLGAAAVLPEARGWFCSRNMNWAAAVCWALLLAATFLCDGSAAKGGRGGARGSARGGRGAARVRVRPAPRYAGSSMRVAAGAAAGAAAGAAAGLAAGSSWRRAAGPAELGPEDAEDGAPGSNGTGRGVYSYWAWTSGTGPTGHRHLCPLLGGALGALRLLRP, encoded by the exons ATGCGGTGGAGCGGGGGGTGCGAGGTGCTGAAGACCGTGGGGCTGACTGGTATCGGGGGACCAGTCAGGGTTGGGGTGCGCAAGGGATGGAGGACCGGGCGGCGAGTGGGGGGGTGCTGGGCAGAGGGGGGCTGCGCCTGCGAAGGCCCgcccctgtcccctccctcccgtcCCGGGGATGAGCCTCCGCGTCTGCCCGCCCCACGCCAAGGGCGGAGGCCGCACGCACATCCCCGCTCCGCTCGGCGGCGCCGGCCAGGTCTCCGCCACAGCCCCCCTTCCGCTCGGGCCGCGGTCCTCGGAGCCGCCGCGGTTCTGCCCGAGGCCCGCGGCTG GTTCTGCTCCAGGAACATGAATTGGGCGGCCGCCGTGTGCTGGGCTCTGCTGCTAGCGGCCACCTTCCTCTGCGACGGCAGTGCAGCCAAGGGTGGCCGCGGTGGGGCCCGTGGCAGCGCCCGTGGCGGGCGCGGCGCCGCGAGGGTGCGTGTGAGGCCAGCGCCCCGCTACGCCGGCTCCTCAATGCGCGTGGccgcgggggcggcggcgggggccgCGGCGGGGGCAGCCGCAGGCCTGGCTGCGGGCTCGAGCTGGAGGAGGGCCGCGGGGCCGGCGGAGCTTGGCCCGGAGGATGCAGAGGACGGAGCGCCCGGCAGCAACGGAACGGGGAGAGGCGTCTACAGCTACTGGGCGTGGACCTCAGGCACGGGGCCCACAGGCCACAGGCACCTCTGCCCACTGCTGGGCGGGGCCCTGGGCGCCCTGCGGCTGCTGCGGCCCTAG
- the SPRN gene encoding shadow of prion protein isoform X2: protein MNWAAAVCWALLLAATFLCDGSAAKGGRGGARGSARGGRGAARVRVRPAPRYAGSSMRVAAGAAAGAAAGAAAGLAAGSSWRRAAGPAELGPEDAEDGAPGSNGTGRGVYSYWAWTSGTGPTGHRHLCPLLGGALGALRLLRP from the coding sequence ATGAATTGGGCGGCCGCCGTGTGCTGGGCTCTGCTGCTAGCGGCCACCTTCCTCTGCGACGGCAGTGCAGCCAAGGGTGGCCGCGGTGGGGCCCGTGGCAGCGCCCGTGGCGGGCGCGGCGCCGCGAGGGTGCGTGTGAGGCCAGCGCCCCGCTACGCCGGCTCCTCAATGCGCGTGGccgcgggggcggcggcgggggccgCGGCGGGGGCAGCCGCAGGCCTGGCTGCGGGCTCGAGCTGGAGGAGGGCCGCGGGGCCGGCGGAGCTTGGCCCGGAGGATGCAGAGGACGGAGCGCCCGGCAGCAACGGAACGGGGAGAGGCGTCTACAGCTACTGGGCGTGGACCTCAGGCACGGGGCCCACAGGCCACAGGCACCTCTGCCCACTGCTGGGCGGGGCCCTGGGCGCCCTGCGGCTGCTGCGGCCCTAG
- the MTG1 gene encoding mitochondrial ribosome-associated GTPase 1 isoform X1, with product MRLSPRSLCAAVRAAWRESFPLEGRDVARWFPGHMAKGLKKMQSSLRLVDCIIEVHDARIPLSGRNPLFQETLGLKPHLLILNKMDLADLKEQQKIIQHLEREGIKHVVFTNCVKDENVKQVIPTVTELVGSSYRYHRGEHVEYCIMVIGVPNVGKSSLINSLRRQHLRKGKATRVGGEPGITRAVMSRIQVCERPLMFLLDTPGVLAPRIPSVETGLKLALCGTVLDHLVGEETLADFLLYTLNRHQLSGYVQHYGLGEACDDIASVLKRVAVKLRKTQKVKVLTGTGNVNVIQPDYPAAARDFLRAFRSGLLGPVMLDRDLLQGRSAEES from the exons ATGAGGCTGTCTCCGCGGAGTCTCTGCGCCGCCGTGCGGGCGGCCTGGCGGGAGAGCTTCCCTCTGGAAGGTCGCGACGTGGCGCGCTGGTTTCCGGGCCACATGGCCAAGG GGCTGAAGAAGATGCAGAGCAGCCTGAGGCTGGTGGACTGCATCATCGAGGTCCATGACGCCCGG ATCCCACTGTCGGGCCGAAACCCTCTGTTTCAGGAAACCCTTGGGCTTAAGCCTCACTTGCTCATCCTCAACAAAATGGACCTGGCAGATCTGAAGGAGCAGCAG AAAATTATCCAACACTTAGAAAGAGAAGGCATAAAACATGTTGTTTTTACCAACTGTGTGAAGGATGAAAATGTCAAGCAG GTCATCCCAACGGTCACGGAGCTGGTTGGGAGCAGCTACCGCTATCACCGAGGAGAG CACGTGGAGTACTGCATCATGGTGATCGGGGTCCCCAACGTGGGCAAGTCCTCGCTTATCAACTCCCTGCGGAGGCAGCACCTCAGGAAAG GAAAAGCCACCAGGGTGGGCGGCGAGCCTGGGATCACCAGAGCTGTGATGTCCAGGATTCAG GTGTGTGAGCGGCCGCTGATGTTTCTGCTCGACACCCCTGGGGTGCTGGCTCCTCGGATTCCAAGCGTGGAGACGGGCCTGAAACTGGCCCTGTGCG GAACCGTGCTGGACCACCTCGTGGGCGAGGAGACCCTGGCTGACTTCCTTCTCTACACCCTCAACAGGCACCAGCTCTCGGG GTACGTGCAGCACTACGGCCTGGGTGAGGCCTGTGACGACATCGCCAGCGTGCTGAAGCGGGTGGCCGTGAAGCTGAGGAAGACCCAGAAGGTGAAGGTGCTGACGGGCACGG GGAACGTGAACGTCATCCAGCCCGACTACCCTGCAGCCGCCCGAGACTTCCTGCGGGCCTTCCGCAGCGGGCTGCTGGGCCCCGTGATGCTGGACCGAGACCTCCTGCAGGGCCGCTCTGCAGAGGAGTCGTGA
- the MTG1 gene encoding mitochondrial ribosome-associated GTPase 1 isoform X2, which produces MQSSLRLVDCIIEVHDARIPLSGRNPLFQETLGLKPHLLILNKMDLADLKEQQKIIQHLEREGIKHVVFTNCVKDENVKQVIPTVTELVGSSYRYHRGEHVEYCIMVIGVPNVGKSSLINSLRRQHLRKGKATRVGGEPGITRAVMSRIQVCERPLMFLLDTPGVLAPRIPSVETGLKLALCGTVLDHLVGEETLADFLLYTLNRHQLSGYVQHYGLGEACDDIASVLKRVAVKLRKTQKVKVLTGTGNVNVIQPDYPAAARDFLRAFRSGLLGPVMLDRDLLQGRSAEES; this is translated from the exons ATGCAGAGCAGCCTGAGGCTGGTGGACTGCATCATCGAGGTCCATGACGCCCGG ATCCCACTGTCGGGCCGAAACCCTCTGTTTCAGGAAACCCTTGGGCTTAAGCCTCACTTGCTCATCCTCAACAAAATGGACCTGGCAGATCTGAAGGAGCAGCAG AAAATTATCCAACACTTAGAAAGAGAAGGCATAAAACATGTTGTTTTTACCAACTGTGTGAAGGATGAAAATGTCAAGCAG GTCATCCCAACGGTCACGGAGCTGGTTGGGAGCAGCTACCGCTATCACCGAGGAGAG CACGTGGAGTACTGCATCATGGTGATCGGGGTCCCCAACGTGGGCAAGTCCTCGCTTATCAACTCCCTGCGGAGGCAGCACCTCAGGAAAG GAAAAGCCACCAGGGTGGGCGGCGAGCCTGGGATCACCAGAGCTGTGATGTCCAGGATTCAG GTGTGTGAGCGGCCGCTGATGTTTCTGCTCGACACCCCTGGGGTGCTGGCTCCTCGGATTCCAAGCGTGGAGACGGGCCTGAAACTGGCCCTGTGCG GAACCGTGCTGGACCACCTCGTGGGCGAGGAGACCCTGGCTGACTTCCTTCTCTACACCCTCAACAGGCACCAGCTCTCGGG GTACGTGCAGCACTACGGCCTGGGTGAGGCCTGTGACGACATCGCCAGCGTGCTGAAGCGGGTGGCCGTGAAGCTGAGGAAGACCCAGAAGGTGAAGGTGCTGACGGGCACGG GGAACGTGAACGTCATCCAGCCCGACTACCCTGCAGCCGCCCGAGACTTCCTGCGGGCCTTCCGCAGCGGGCTGCTGGGCCCCGTGATGCTGGACCGAGACCTCCTGCAGGGCCGCTCTGCAGAGGAGTCGTGA